In Kogia breviceps isolate mKogBre1 chromosome 19, mKogBre1 haplotype 1, whole genome shotgun sequence, a single genomic region encodes these proteins:
- the HROB gene encoding homologous recombination OB-fold protein, producing MVMPCLGPPGRPVSRPQGPAFRVPAPPPCELRGRACSLQKLFAVEEEFEDEDFLLAVEDAENQFAGSRPVNAGCLRPVSSRPQDAQLLPCPTAPSEAAGLPALGLRLSTSSMPRAVGGPPSTETAPLRPVSVSSSWPGNRGRVTLTEVLRETPVRPQSSVSHPQLTFKSKQQVIGGFEGPEQDEFDKVLASMELEGPGMDLELGVSDEATGILPTCRREDSTLAKKARAADLSRPCQKGPMPATHIIGIPSARDVPPDPVVHCGTPQSHLRPGATGNLPVPTASVVHGQQPHWEVSPNGPPPQAPQPLQAAGRLLQSNPQNHFPGQPFQSPNACLTGKPHFLIPRTPNSSCATPSRTISGLFPRGPLRLRAPASSVESPVSTLKGPRSSPVPRAALQTPIVTNHLVRLVTAANRTPQQPTCTSIRAKMRRFPGPAGLLPHQHSGKNLDDIMVSTPQTPTHGALAKFRTEIVTSSQASVEEDFGRGPWLTMKSALGLDERDPTCFLCTYSIIMVLRKAALKQLPRNKVPSMAVMIKSLTRSTVDASAVFKDPTGEMQGTVHRLLLETRQNELKPGSVLLLKQIGVFSPSLRNHYLNVTPNNLVHVYSPDPGDGNFLKPSQPFPEDPGSFHESHQHETGKPGKGLRIAQNPEAGASPEKELPESDDLDGLLSELPEDFFRGTSSWDSPKAGHPP from the exons ATGGTAATGCCTTGCCTGGGACCACCCGGCCGCCCGGTCTCCAGGCCGCAAGGACCTGCCTTCCGGGTTCCAGCCCCTCCCCCGTGCGAGCTGCGGGGTCGG gcATGCAGTCTGCAGAAGCTGTTTGCTGTGGAAGAGGAGTTTGAAGATGAG GATTTCTTGTTGGCTGTGGAGGATGCAGAGAACCAGTTTGCTGGCTCACGGCCTGTGAATGCTGGGTGCCTGAGACCTGTCTCTTCCCGGCCACAGGATGCCCAGCTACTGCCATGCCCGACTGCTCCTTCAGAGGCTGCGGGCCTGCCAGCCCTGGGACTCCGCCTTTCTACCTCCAGCATGCCCAGGGCCGTTGGAGGTCCACCATCCACAGAAACAGCTCCCCTAAGGCCTGTCTCAGTGTCCAGCAGCTGGCCTGGCAATCGGGGAAGAGTGACACTGACAGAAGTGCTCCGTGAGACCCCAGTAAGACCCCAGTCCTCAgtctcccacccccagctcaccttCAAGAGCAAACAGCAGGTGATTGGTGGCTTTGAGGGGCCTGAACAAGATGAATTTGATAAGGTCCTGGCAAGCATGGAGCTGGAGGGCCCCGGCATGGACCTGGAACTTGGAGTTAGCGATGAGGCCACAGGAATCCTGCCCACCTGTCGGCGGGAGGACTCAACATTGGCTAAAAAGGCCCGGGCAGCTGATCTGAGCAGACCTTGCCAAAAGGGGCCCATGCCTGCAACCCACATAATTGGTATCCCGTCAGCCCGGGATGTGCCCCCAGATCCTGTTGTCCACTGTGGGACTCCACAGTCCCACCTGAGGCCTGGTGCCACGGGTAACCTTCCTGTCCCAACTGCCTCAGTGGTTCACGGTCAGCAACCCCATTGGGAAGTCTCTCCCAACGGTCCCCCTCCTCAAGCACCCCAGCCTCTCCAAGCTGCTGGCAGGCTCCTTCAGAGCAACCCTCAAAATCATTTCCCTGGTCAGCCATTCCAGTCTCCAAATGCCTGCTTAACTGGCAAACCTCATTTTCTTATACCACGAACTCCCAACTCAAGCTGTGCTACTCCCTCAAGGACTATCTCTGGATTATTTCCTCGGGGGCCCTTGCGGCTCCGAGCTCCAGCATCTTCTGTCGAGTCTCCTGTCAGCACCCTGAAGGGCCCCCGTTCTTCCCCAGTCCCTCGAGCAGCTCTGCAGACACCCATTGTCACGAACCACCTGGTGCGGCTGGTCACTGCTGCCAACCGGACACCCCAGCAGCCCACCTGCACCTCCATCCGCGCCAAAATGCGCCGCTTCCCCGGCCCAGCGGGGCTCCTGCCTCACCAG CACAGTGGGAAAAATCTGGACGACATCATGGTTTCCACGCCCCAGACTCCGACTCATGGTGCTCTGGCTAAATTCCGGACAGAG ATTGTTACTAGTTCCCAGGCATCGGTGGAGGAGGACTTTGGGCGAGGGCCCTGGCTGACCATGAAATCTGCTCTGGGCCTGGATGAGAGAGACCCTACCTGTTTCCTCTGTACCTACAGCATCATCATGGTGCTGCGGAAG GCAGCCCTGAAGCAGCTGCCCAGGAACAAAGTCCCCAGCATGGCAGTGATGATCAAGTCCCTGACTCGGAGCACAGTGGACGCCAGTGCAGTTTTCAAGGACCCCACGG GAGAGATGCAGGGCACGGTGCACAGGTTGCTGCTGGAGACACGCCAGAATGAGCTGAAGCCTGGCTCAGTGCTGCTGCTAAAGCAG ATCGGAGTGTTCTCTCCTTCACTCCGAAATCACTACCTCAACGTGACGCCCAACAACCTGGTCCACGTTTATAGCCCAGATCCTGGGGATGGGAACTTCCTCAAGCCATCTCAGCCCTTCCCCGAG GATCCAGGAAGCTTCCATGAAAGCCACCAGCATGAGACCGGGAAGCCTGGGAAAGGCCTCAGAATAGCACAGAACCCAGAGGCAGGGGCATCACCTGAGAAAGAACTCCCAGAATCAG